From the genome of Triticum aestivum cultivar Chinese Spring chromosome 3B, IWGSC CS RefSeq v2.1, whole genome shotgun sequence, one region includes:
- the LOC123072574 gene encoding (DL)-glycerol-3-phosphatase 2 → MFQAARAQLGGAIIRSAGRAQQPREIRTPKSPRSLSLPRAPMASVDAGEGQAAPAPRATVSHVIFDMDGLLLDTEGFYTEVQERILARYGKVFDWSLKAKMMGKKAMESARIFVDECGLAGLLTPEQFLEEREGMLQELFPSCAVLPGVVRLIHHLHANEIPICVATGSHKRHFALKTQNHQEMFALMHHVVMGDDPEVKAGKPSPDIFLAAMRRFEGNVEPSKCLVFEDAPSGVGAAKNAGMYAVMVPDPRLDVSYQKEADQVLSSLLDFNPTEWGLPPFKE, encoded by the exons ATGTTCCAAGCTGCACGAGCTCAGCTTGGTGGAGCAATCATCCGGTCGGCTGGACGAGCTCAGCAGCCGCGCGAGATCCGCACGCCGAAATCCCCCagatctctctccctccctcgcgcGCCAATGGCATCGGTGGACGCCGGCGAGGGGCAGGCGGCGCCGGCGCCCAGGGCCACCGTCTCACACGTCATCTTCGACATGGACGGCCTCCTCCTCG ACACGGAGGGGTTCTACACGGAGGTGCAGGAGAGGATCCTGGCGAGGTACGGCAAGGTGTTCGACTGGTCCCTCAAGGCCAAGATGATGGGCAAGAAGGCCATGGAGTCGGCGCGCATCTTCGTCGACGAGTGCGGCCTCGCCGGCCTGCTCACCCCGGAGCAGTTCCTCGAGGAGCGCGAGGGCATGCTGCAGGAGCTCTTCCCCTCCTGCGCCGTCCTGCCCG GGGTAGTACGATTGATTCATCATCTCCATGCAAACGAAATACCTATCTGTGTTGCGACAGG ATCCCATAAACGTCATTTTGCACTAAAGACACAGAACCACCAGGAAATGTTTGCCTTGATGCATCATGTTGTCATGGGGGATGACCCTGAGGTGAAGGCTGGCAAGCCATCTCCTGATATTTTCCTTGCTGCCATGAGAAGATTTGAG GGTAATGTAGAACCAAGTAAGTGCTTGGTCTTTGAAGATGCGCCATCAGGTGTAGGAGCAGCTAAGAATGCTGGCAT GTATGCAGTGATGGTCCCAGATCCGAGGCTGGATGTTTCGTATCAGAAAGAAGCTGACCAAGTCCTCAGTTCCCTGTTAGATTTCAACCCGACCGAATGGGGCTTGCCACCTTTTAAAGAGTAG